The proteins below are encoded in one region of Metabacillus dongyingensis:
- a CDS encoding carbohydrate ABC transporter permease, producing MLSINNRAAKLISFFFLLVMAFIWIVPLVYTFLTSFKNEADLQANGFTILPINWVMTNYQDVLFNNTSAPLAKWFMNSLIISASQTILVVVVVSLAAFGYSRLKFKGRNALFLFLMATMMFPSVVNLIPLYKMIDSLGWVNSYLAAIVPGAAGVFNIFLVRQFLNGIPREFDESARVDGASDFQIFLKIILPLLRPVLTVVALFTFTGAWNDFLWPSIVFNDVEKMPITPGLQLIQGMYQLDIAHALTAALIAIIPTFILYLFTQKYFVESLSLSSGVKG from the coding sequence GTGTTATCTATTAATAATCGGGCCGCAAAGCTGATATCGTTTTTCTTTTTGCTGGTTATGGCATTTATCTGGATTGTCCCATTAGTTTATACATTTTTAACATCATTTAAAAATGAAGCGGATCTTCAGGCAAATGGCTTCACCATTTTGCCGATCAACTGGGTGATGACAAACTATCAGGATGTTCTTTTTAATAATACAAGTGCGCCCCTGGCTAAATGGTTTATGAACTCTCTTATTATATCAGCCTCTCAGACTATTTTAGTGGTAGTAGTGGTTTCATTGGCTGCATTTGGTTATTCCAGACTAAAATTTAAAGGAAGAAACGCCCTTTTTCTCTTTTTAATGGCTACCATGATGTTTCCTAGTGTCGTAAACTTAATTCCGCTTTATAAAATGATTGATTCTTTAGGGTGGGTAAATAGCTATCTTGCCGCAATTGTCCCTGGTGCAGCGGGTGTATTCAATATTTTCCTGGTTCGTCAGTTTTTAAATGGCATTCCCAGGGAATTTGATGAGTCGGCGAGAGTCGATGGAGCCTCTGATTTTCAAATATTTTTGAAAATCATTTTGCCCTTGCTTAGACCCGTTTTGACAGTAGTAGCATTATTTACGTTTACTGGAGCTTGGAATGACTTCTTATGGCCATCCATTGTCTTCAACGATGTTGAAAAAATGCCGATAACTCCAGGATTGCAGCTGATTCAGGGAATGTATCAATTGGATATTGCCCATGCGTTAACTGCCGCATTAATAGCGATTATCCCGACTTTTATCCTGTATTTATTTACGCAAAAATATTTTGTCGAGTCCCTGTCATTGTCTTCGGGTGTCAAAGGGTAG
- a CDS encoding carbohydrate ABC transporter permease, giving the protein MNLSPLIYIGPHLILFLVFFFIPTLFGIYISFTNWDLINQPEFVGLANYQEILFNKESTFHTQLYTGLGNTFQFVLFTVPACIAVPLLLAAGLHAKPKGMGFFQALFYVPTLFSVSAVMIIWAMLFHVTFGPINHYFKLDTNWVSVQPYAWVALVIVTVWWCIGANMIIYQAALGGIPKEYFEAASIDGAGSVQRFFKITLPSIKGQLMYTVVITTIAQFNVYGQPLMLTKGGPDSSTTVLLMYIQQNAFGSGQSIAGIASAMAVVLGVCIMIVSAIQFFFLRQRD; this is encoded by the coding sequence ATGAACCTTTCCCCGCTCATTTATATCGGACCCCACCTGATATTGTTTCTTGTATTCTTTTTCATTCCAACGTTATTTGGTATTTATATCTCTTTTACAAATTGGGATTTGATTAATCAGCCGGAATTTGTAGGTTTGGCTAACTATCAGGAAATTTTATTTAATAAAGAATCAACGTTTCATACACAGCTGTATACAGGGCTTGGTAATACCTTTCAATTTGTCCTGTTTACGGTTCCAGCATGTATCGCCGTTCCGCTTTTGCTTGCAGCAGGTTTGCATGCAAAGCCTAAGGGGATGGGGTTTTTTCAAGCTTTATTTTATGTGCCGACACTTTTTTCTGTATCAGCAGTCATGATTATATGGGCAATGCTTTTTCATGTAACTTTTGGACCCATCAACCATTATTTTAAGCTGGATACAAACTGGGTCTCTGTTCAGCCTTATGCCTGGGTAGCTCTTGTAATCGTAACTGTCTGGTGGTGTATTGGAGCGAATATGATAATCTACCAGGCAGCTCTAGGCGGAATTCCAAAGGAATATTTTGAAGCTGCGTCAATCGATGGTGCAGGCAGTGTGCAGCGCTTTTTCAAAATTACATTGCCGAGTATTAAAGGACAGCTTATGTATACAGTTGTCATTACGACGATTGCCCAATTCAATGTTTATGGCCAGCCGTTAATGCTGACAAAAGGAGGACCTGACAGTTCAACAACTGTGCTGCTTATGTATATTCAGCAGAATGCGTTCGGTTCCGGCCAATCTATTGCCGGCATCGCTTCAGCTATGGCTGTAGTCTTAGGAGTCTGTATTATGATTGTTTCAGCCATTCAATTCTTCTTTTTAAGACAGCGTGATTAG
- a CDS encoding extracellular solute-binding protein has protein sequence MKITMKSMFSLFVLVSLVFTLVGCSSNSTSGANSKELVFWNPFTGPDGKNMQQIINNYNKTNPEYKVKNVSLKEQDMYTKIPTVVNSGKNIPDMTIVHAERIKGFTANEMLTPFDEALTDFPEIKEENYVKSGWDIGSLEGKRYSLPLDVHSFVMYYNKKLVEKYAPGVLEDNIVTFDEIKAAGEKAKKDNIKAVGITWTRPIFLSLYHQFGGDITSDGEKPTLNTPEAAEALNLLKSLVDEKLTNKDGEDPGQLFKSGKQIFYPEGIWMQNGLNEVKSLEWGMTNFPQISTDKVVNWSSSHQFVMLNSKDRNQEKTNGVMKFLDYLRQNSLPWAEAGQNPAALATLEDPKYLELPQSFLVKDEKQQETLKIFDYQYNGFVVDEIDKMAGDAIFGKVKIEDALKKAQKSVEDKISQNKN, from the coding sequence ATGAAAATCACTATGAAATCAATGTTCAGTTTATTCGTTTTAGTAAGTCTCGTGTTTACGCTCGTTGGATGCAGCTCAAACAGCACATCAGGTGCCAACAGTAAAGAACTTGTATTTTGGAACCCTTTTACAGGGCCTGATGGGAAGAATATGCAGCAGATCATTAATAATTACAATAAAACAAATCCAGAATATAAGGTTAAAAACGTATCTTTAAAAGAACAGGATATGTATACCAAAATTCCTACAGTAGTTAACTCGGGAAAAAACATTCCTGATATGACAATCGTTCATGCAGAGAGAATTAAAGGGTTCACTGCAAATGAGATGCTAACCCCATTTGATGAAGCATTAACAGATTTTCCGGAAATAAAGGAAGAGAATTATGTTAAGTCTGGCTGGGATATAGGAAGCTTAGAAGGGAAAAGATACAGCTTGCCTTTAGATGTTCATAGTTTTGTTATGTATTACAATAAAAAGCTTGTTGAAAAATATGCTCCAGGGGTTTTAGAAGATAATATTGTCACATTCGATGAAATAAAAGCAGCAGGTGAAAAAGCTAAAAAAGATAACATTAAAGCAGTAGGGATCACATGGACGAGACCAATCTTCCTGTCTCTTTATCACCAATTTGGCGGGGATATAACAAGTGATGGCGAAAAACCAACGCTTAATACACCCGAAGCCGCAGAGGCTTTAAATCTATTGAAATCACTTGTTGATGAAAAGCTGACAAACAAGGATGGAGAAGACCCAGGGCAGCTGTTTAAATCAGGGAAGCAGATTTTTTATCCTGAAGGAATCTGGATGCAAAATGGCTTAAACGAAGTGAAATCTTTGGAATGGGGAATGACAAACTTTCCTCAAATTTCAACCGATAAAGTTGTTAACTGGAGCTCATCCCATCAGTTTGTCATGCTAAACAGCAAGGATCGAAATCAAGAGAAAACAAATGGGGTTATGAAATTCCTCGATTATTTGAGACAAAATTCTCTTCCTTGGGCTGAGGCAGGACAAAATCCGGCTGCACTGGCTACCTTAGAAGACCCAAAATATTTGGAACTGCCTCAATCCTTCCTGGTAAAGGATGAAAAACAGCAGGAAACGCTTAAAATTTTTGACTATCAATATAATGGTTTTGTCGTTGACGAGATTGATAAAATGGCCGGAGATGCCATTTTTGGAAAAGTGAAAATCGAAGATGCTCTTAAGAAAGCGCAAAAATCGGTTGAGGATAAGATCAGTCAGAATAAAAACTAA
- a CDS encoding glycoside hydrolase family 2 protein — MVYRKEYPRPQLVRKEWLNLNGAWQFEFDDENAGLKEKWFKKEKKFGRKIEVPFAFQAELSGINESTFHDWVWYRREVEIPKDMLGKQIFLHFGAVDYRAAVYVNEQLAGTHEGGHVSFSFNITDYLTGEKESIVIRVEDPSTDETIPRGKQFWLEESAGIWYTRTTGIWQTVWLEAVHTTHLSKLRFTPNIDSGDIQIEFEVAGEFKEKKALIEISFKGSKIAEERIEIFDSFTKRSINLYNRQIFKAGYHHEGWNWSPETPNLFDVVIKIIDAEIVIDEITSYFGMRKIHTENGMVYLNNKPYYQKLVLDQGYWPQGLLTAPDDLDFKKDIELSKEMGFNGCRKHQKVEDPRFLYWADHLGFLVWGECAASPIYSEDAVARLTREWIEIIERDYNHPSIVTWVPINESWGVPNICNNEQQKHHSLAMYHLIHSLDPTRIVISNDGWEMTTTDICAVHNYNHGHKEELEKYEHFKHSLSTKEKLLMSRPAGKKIYTEGFDYQGEPILLTEFGGIGFKIGDAAGWGYTSVSSEGDFVSDYERIIKGVYASRTLHGFCYTQLTDVEQEINGILTYDRKPKCDLKEIKRINNLWHIDTVE, encoded by the coding sequence ATGGTGTACCGTAAAGAATATCCCCGTCCACAGCTCGTCAGAAAGGAATGGCTGAATTTAAATGGCGCTTGGCAATTTGAATTTGACGATGAGAATGCTGGCTTAAAAGAAAAATGGTTTAAGAAAGAAAAAAAGTTTGGCAGAAAAATTGAGGTTCCTTTTGCTTTTCAGGCAGAGCTTAGCGGTATTAATGAGAGTACTTTCCACGATTGGGTCTGGTATAGAAGAGAAGTGGAAATTCCAAAAGATATGTTAGGAAAGCAAATTTTTCTGCATTTTGGAGCGGTTGACTACCGTGCTGCCGTTTATGTGAATGAACAGTTAGCAGGAACTCATGAAGGCGGACACGTTTCCTTTTCTTTTAATATTACAGACTATTTAACTGGAGAAAAGGAATCCATCGTTATAAGAGTAGAAGACCCTTCAACAGATGAAACAATTCCCAGGGGCAAACAATTTTGGCTGGAAGAATCAGCTGGTATCTGGTATACACGGACAACAGGAATTTGGCAAACCGTTTGGCTAGAGGCAGTTCACACCACTCATCTCTCAAAACTTCGGTTTACCCCCAATATAGATTCCGGGGATATTCAAATTGAATTCGAGGTGGCTGGGGAGTTTAAAGAGAAAAAGGCATTAATAGAAATATCATTTAAAGGCTCAAAGATTGCAGAAGAAAGAATAGAAATTTTTGATTCATTTACAAAGAGATCAATCAATCTGTATAATCGTCAGATATTTAAGGCCGGCTATCATCACGAAGGATGGAACTGGTCTCCGGAAACACCAAATTTGTTTGATGTTGTCATTAAAATTATAGATGCTGAGATCGTAATAGACGAAATTACTTCTTACTTCGGAATGAGAAAAATACATACCGAAAATGGAATGGTCTATCTAAATAATAAACCCTATTATCAGAAACTAGTGCTGGACCAAGGGTACTGGCCTCAAGGGCTGCTGACAGCACCAGATGATCTGGATTTTAAAAAGGATATTGAACTTTCAAAAGAAATGGGATTTAACGGATGCAGAAAACATCAGAAGGTTGAGGATCCGCGGTTTCTGTATTGGGCAGATCATCTGGGGTTCCTCGTATGGGGTGAGTGTGCTGCATCTCCTATTTACAGCGAGGATGCAGTAGCGCGGTTAACTAGGGAATGGATTGAAATTATCGAGCGTGATTATAATCATCCTTCGATTGTAACGTGGGTTCCAATAAATGAAAGCTGGGGAGTCCCAAACATCTGCAATAATGAACAGCAGAAACATCATTCATTAGCCATGTATCATCTCATTCATTCGCTTGATCCTACTAGGATTGTCATTTCAAATGATGGGTGGGAAATGACCACGACAGATATATGCGCCGTCCATAATTACAACCATGGACACAAGGAAGAGCTAGAGAAATATGAGCATTTCAAGCACTCACTTTCTACAAAGGAAAAGCTGCTGATGTCCCGTCCAGCAGGAAAAAAGATATATACAGAGGGCTTTGATTACCAGGGTGAGCCAATTCTATTAACTGAATTTGGCGGTATCGGCTTTAAAATTGGGGATGCCGCTGGCTGGGGATATACTTCTGTATCAAGCGAAGGAGATTTTGTAAGCGATTACGAAAGGATTATAAAAGGCGTTTATGCCTCAAGAACCCTTCATGGATTTTGTTATACACAATTAACAGATGTGGAACAGGAGATTAATGGAATTCTAACCTATGACCGCAAGCCGAAATGCGATCTGAAAGAAATCAAGAGGATTAACAATCTGTGGCATATTGACACAGTCGAATAA
- a CDS encoding ROK family transcriptional regulator, whose translation MNKMTFTLKTGSFEGMRSLNQSSVLNLIRLREPISRAEIAKITKLTRPTVGDIVSNLVEQNLVIEKESNSSKQGGRRPIMLSINYKARYIIGVYAAAEIIRVSLTTMDGHIVYNLSKELETLPSKEDFITLIKESIYSVLENSKADKSLIIGIGFAMHGLVNPDKGLAIFSPHLHLENMPIKEILEQEFHLPVTLENDVRALAMAESWFGQGKGVSDFICISVGRGIGSGIVMNSEIYKSSFHTAGEIGHTVLDVNGPMCECGNNGCLEAYASEAAILKKVHKGLDSAEDSILKEWVKADRSNLSIELIFKAAEKGDPLASLIVEQSAKSLGLATANLINILKPSKIILEGRIFEQGDLVISCVKEMAGKYTIRSLEEEVDIVCSALGKKGMILGAVSVVVKKMFEAGGLNT comes from the coding sequence ATGAATAAAATGACGTTTACTCTTAAAACGGGAAGCTTTGAAGGGATGAGATCCCTAAATCAATCTTCCGTGCTCAATCTTATACGCTTGAGAGAACCAATATCGAGAGCAGAGATAGCGAAGATTACAAAATTAACGCGTCCTACAGTAGGGGATATTGTGAGTAACCTTGTTGAACAGAATCTGGTCATAGAAAAAGAATCAAATAGTTCAAAGCAAGGCGGCAGAAGGCCAATCATGCTCAGTATTAATTATAAAGCTCGTTACATAATCGGTGTTTATGCGGCAGCGGAGATCATTCGTGTTAGTCTGACAACAATGGATGGGCACATTGTCTATAATCTTTCTAAAGAGCTTGAAACTCTTCCTTCTAAAGAAGATTTTATTACCCTTATAAAGGAAAGCATCTACTCAGTGCTAGAGAATAGCAAAGCAGATAAATCCCTGATAATTGGTATAGGTTTTGCCATGCATGGTTTAGTTAATCCGGACAAAGGACTTGCCATTTTTTCTCCGCACCTGCATCTTGAAAATATGCCGATCAAAGAGATTCTTGAACAGGAATTCCACCTCCCTGTAACCTTAGAAAATGATGTTCGTGCCTTGGCAATGGCAGAAAGCTGGTTTGGACAAGGAAAGGGAGTTTCAGATTTTATTTGTATTAGTGTTGGCAGAGGTATTGGATCTGGCATTGTAATGAACAGCGAAATCTACAAAAGCTCTTTTCATACTGCCGGTGAAATAGGCCACACTGTTCTTGACGTAAATGGCCCTATGTGTGAGTGCGGAAACAATGGCTGTCTTGAGGCTTATGCATCGGAAGCGGCCATTCTTAAAAAAGTTCATAAAGGATTGGATTCTGCTGAAGATTCTATTTTAAAAGAGTGGGTAAAGGCGGATAGGAGTAACCTTTCGATTGAATTGATATTCAAAGCTGCAGAAAAAGGAGATCCCCTGGCCAGTCTTATTGTTGAACAAAGTGCTAAATCTTTAGGATTGGCAACAGCTAACTTAATTAATATTCTGAAGCCGTCCAAAATTATTCTTGAAGGCCGTATTTTTGAGCAAGGCGATCTAGTTATTTCTTGTGTTAAGGAAATGGCAGGCAAATATACAATAAGAAGTTTGGAAGAAGAAGTGGACATTGTCTGTTCTGCACTCGGAAAAAAAGGAATGATCCTTGGCGCTGTTTCTGTAGTAGTTAAGAAAATGTTTGAAGCTGGGGGACTGAATACTTAA
- a CDS encoding DinB family protein, with the protein MIEKELSGSEMNLTTLTKDLANYNLWANTKMTGWLKTKPSEKMVQEVPSSFPTIKLTLKHIADVQNFWLQVIKQESPPDLGQFGEKSTQSMEEVFSMVEKSSKELSQYVHSLTENSITGPCQVETPWFNETRPRFEFILQVMNHSTYHRGQITTIGRNAGLTDAPMTDFNVYSFSGKPSCY; encoded by the coding sequence ATGATAGAAAAAGAACTTTCCGGCAGTGAAATGAATCTAACGACGCTAACAAAAGATCTTGCGAACTATAACCTATGGGCAAATACGAAAATGACCGGGTGGCTCAAAACAAAACCGTCTGAAAAAATGGTACAGGAAGTCCCTTCGAGTTTTCCAACTATCAAGCTGACGCTCAAGCATATTGCGGATGTTCAAAATTTTTGGCTGCAAGTGATTAAGCAGGAATCACCGCCAGATTTGGGTCAGTTTGGAGAGAAATCCACTCAGTCAATGGAGGAAGTGTTTAGTATGGTGGAGAAAAGTTCAAAAGAGTTATCTCAATATGTTCATTCACTTACCGAAAATTCCATAACAGGACCTTGTCAAGTTGAAACTCCATGGTTTAATGAAACTCGACCCAGATTTGAATTTATCCTCCAAGTCATGAATCACAGTACTTATCACCGAGGTCAGATTACAACGATTGGCCGTAATGCGGGATTAACAGATGCACCTATGACAGATTTTAATGTCTATAGTTTTTCAGGAAAGCCATCATGTTACTAA